The following are from one region of the Cetobacterium somerae genome:
- a CDS encoding TonB-dependent receptor, with product MNKRIAVLSLIVTALSYSNDDFFYEEANKGVKLNESVISTTGFETAQRNVTNTVTVITAKDIEEKNYQSVSEALKDVPSVNLIGDPKDPIIDMRGQGSKATANVQVLIDGVSVNLLDTSHAKTPINTVPVENIEKIEVIPGGGAILYGSGTRGGIINIVTKSGAGYTGGSVSGELNTFGGKKGEVSYGTTVGDLGISINYTKNDYKGFRDGDESDSEYFEGSLKYKIDENQSFVFKYSRYKDDATSPRALTKEMLSNPKSNGLVGKYDELIVNNTKKDEFTGKYEYKFNEKVTLDLVGFYQKTDIYNENNYEKMSYSVKNYMDYTDEKIGFKPKLKVSYGESSSLILGYDYINNNLKRDSQMDMFSSEKYKNDLTKDTHSMFILNRNAIGKLEFTQGVRYEYADYKTDRSYKKSSLSSGTTTSDTSINRKTTMENMAYELVGNYLYSETGNIYIKGEKGFTSPTPSQLVDKIDGAYINNDLDSETYITYETGFKDYIFGSFISGAIYLTETNDEIATENYSGMNFRNYNIGKTRRYGLELNAEQYFGNLTVREGYALVKTKILKDQDKSIEGNEIADVPTNRFNIALDYKITSKVNVIWDTVYSSGYYLSNKNTEGKQNENIVTNLTLNYRPIENLRVYTGINNIFNEKYYNSISSDGKEYNPAAERSLYAGFKYNF from the coding sequence ATGAACAAAAGAATAGCAGTACTAAGTTTAATAGTAACAGCTTTAAGTTATTCAAATGATGATTTTTTCTATGAAGAAGCTAATAAAGGGGTTAAATTAAATGAAAGTGTGATTTCAACAACGGGGTTTGAAACAGCACAAAGAAATGTAACAAATACAGTAACAGTTATTACAGCTAAAGATATAGAGGAAAAGAATTATCAATCTGTATCAGAGGCTTTAAAAGATGTACCAAGTGTCAATTTAATAGGAGATCCAAAAGATCCAATAATTGATATGAGAGGGCAAGGAAGTAAAGCAACAGCAAATGTACAAGTTTTAATAGATGGTGTAAGTGTAAACTTATTAGATACATCTCATGCAAAAACACCAATTAATACAGTTCCAGTTGAAAATATTGAAAAAATTGAGGTTATTCCAGGCGGGGGAGCCATTCTTTATGGAAGTGGAACAAGAGGTGGAATAATAAATATTGTGACAAAATCAGGAGCAGGTTATACAGGAGGTTCTGTTTCAGGAGAGCTAAATACTTTTGGTGGGAAAAAAGGTGAGGTTTCTTATGGAACAACAGTTGGAGATTTAGGTATAAGTATTAATTATACTAAGAATGATTATAAAGGATTTAGAGATGGAGATGAATCAGATTCAGAGTATTTTGAGGGAAGTTTAAAATATAAAATTGATGAAAATCAAAGTTTTGTCTTTAAGTACTCGAGATATAAGGATGACGCAACATCACCTAGAGCTCTTACAAAAGAGATGTTATCAAATCCTAAAAGTAATGGTCTTGTTGGTAAATATGATGAGTTAATTGTTAATAATACTAAGAAAGACGAATTTACAGGAAAATATGAATACAAATTTAATGAAAAAGTAACTTTAGACTTAGTTGGATTTTATCAGAAAACAGATATATATAATGAAAATAATTATGAAAAAATGAGTTATAGTGTTAAAAATTATATGGATTATACTGATGAAAAGATAGGATTTAAACCAAAATTAAAAGTTAGTTATGGAGAATCAAGCAGTTTAATTTTAGGGTATGACTATATAAATAACAACTTAAAAAGAGATAGTCAAATGGATATGTTTAGTTCAGAAAAATATAAAAATGATTTAACTAAAGATACTCATAGTATGTTTATTTTAAATAGAAATGCAATTGGTAAACTTGAATTTACTCAAGGTGTAAGATATGAATATGCAGATTATAAAACTGATAGATCATATAAAAAAAGTTCTTTATCAAGTGGGACAACAACATCAGATACAAGTATAAATAGAAAAACAACTATGGAAAATATGGCTTATGAATTAGTAGGAAACTATTTATATTCAGAGACAGGAAATATCTATATTAAGGGAGAAAAGGGATTTACTTCTCCAACACCTTCACAATTAGTAGATAAAATAGATGGAGCATATATTAATAATGATTTAGATTCAGAAACATATATAACATATGAAACAGGTTTTAAAGATTATATATTTGGAAGTTTTATAAGTGGAGCAATATATTTAACTGAAACAAATGATGAAATAGCAACAGAAAATTATAGTGGAATGAATTTTAGAAATTATAATATTGGAAAAACAAGAAGATACGGTTTAGAGTTAAATGCAGAGCAATATTTTGGAAATCTAACAGTAAGAGAAGGGTATGCTTTAGTTAAGACAAAAATATTAAAAGATCAAGATAAATCAATTGAGGGAAATGAAATAGCAGATGTTCCTACAAATAGATTTAATATAGCATTAGATTATAAGATAACTTCAAAAGTTAATGTTATTTGGGATACAGTTTATTCATCAGGTTATTATTTAAGTAATAAAAATACAGAGGGTAAACAGAATGAAAATATTGTGACAAATTTAACATTAAATTATAGACCAATTGAAAATTTAAGAGTTTATACAGGAATTAATAATATATTTAATGAAAAGTATTATAACTCTATAAGTTCAGATGGTAAAGAGTATAATCCAGCTGCAGAGAGAAGTCTTTACGCAGGATTTAAATACAATTTCTAA
- a CDS encoding radical SAM protein — translation MHFETRYKSHHNSSGLIGKYYPQKRVTEEEFLNRLKEEPKDVPRAIYVHTPYCDKICSFCNLNREQLSGSLDSYADYIVSEFDKYGDYRYFKEKSVDVIYFGGGTPTVYKNNQLEKILQSVNRNIKFSTEYEFTLETTLHNLNDEKIELMNKYGVNRLSVGIQSFSDEGRKFYNRTYSKNETIERLIQLKEKFNGEVCIDIIYNYPTQKIEDAIEDAKIIKKLDLGSSSFYSLMVHEGSTLSHDIKDEKVKVQEDLKKERELHDAFIKELTKDSDYYALELTKIAKKGRDKYKYIKTRNFGGDTFPIGVGAGGNVDNISIFRMKKEMSMFVEKSDYQQRLDKFSGLFQFPQIDKNIVKDILTSEEMIAFEELLFELKENNFILEDKEHYKLTEDGLFWGNNISREILTTVVEKTLGLIKK, via the coding sequence ATGCATTTTGAAACAAGATATAAGAGTCATCATAATTCTAGTGGATTGATAGGAAAGTATTATCCTCAAAAAAGAGTTACAGAGGAAGAGTTCTTAAACAGATTAAAAGAGGAACCTAAAGATGTTCCAAGAGCGATATATGTTCACACACCATATTGTGATAAAATTTGTTCGTTTTGTAATTTAAATAGAGAGCAATTAAGTGGAAGTTTAGATTCTTATGCAGATTATATAGTTAGTGAATTTGATAAATATGGAGATTATAGATATTTTAAGGAAAAAAGTGTAGATGTAATATATTTTGGTGGAGGAACTCCAACAGTTTATAAAAATAATCAATTGGAAAAAATACTTCAAAGTGTTAATAGAAATATAAAATTTTCTACAGAATACGAATTTACTTTAGAAACAACATTACATAATTTAAATGATGAAAAAATAGAGTTAATGAATAAATATGGAGTTAATAGATTATCTGTGGGTATTCAAAGTTTCTCAGATGAAGGAAGAAAATTTTACAATAGAACGTATTCGAAAAATGAAACAATAGAAAGATTAATTCAATTAAAAGAAAAATTTAATGGAGAAGTTTGCATAGATATTATTTATAACTATCCAACGCAAAAAATAGAGGATGCTATAGAGGATGCTAAGATTATAAAAAAGTTAGATTTAGGAAGTTCAAGTTTTTATTCATTAATGGTTCATGAAGGGTCAACATTATCTCATGACATAAAAGATGAAAAAGTTAAAGTTCAAGAGGATTTAAAAAAAGAGAGAGAGTTACATGATGCGTTTATAAAAGAGTTAACTAAAGATAGTGATTATTACGCATTGGAGTTAACAAAAATAGCAAAAAAAGGAAGAGATAAATATAAATATATAAAGACTAGAAACTTTGGAGGAGACACTTTTCCAATTGGAGTTGGAGCCGGAGGAAATGTTGATAATATATCTATTTTTAGAATGAAGAAAGAGATGTCAATGTTTGTTGAAAAAAGTGATTATCAACAAAGATTGGATAAATTTAGCGGATTATTTCAATTTCCACAAATAGATAAAAATATAGTAAAAGATATATTAACATCTGAAGAAATGATAGCTTTTGAAGAATTGCTATTTGAGTTAAAAGAGAATAATTTTATATTAGAAGATAAAGAACATTATAAACTAACTGAAGATGGCTTATTTTGGGGTAACAATATATCTAGAGAGATTTTAACAACAGTTGTTGAAAAAACTTTAGGGTTAATAAAAAAGTAA